In Chiroxiphia lanceolata isolate bChiLan1 chromosome 2, bChiLan1.pri, whole genome shotgun sequence, a single genomic region encodes these proteins:
- the TMPRSS7 gene encoding LOW QUALITY PROTEIN: transmembrane protease serine 7 (The sequence of the model RefSeq protein was modified relative to this genomic sequence to represent the inferred CDS: deleted 1 base in 1 codon; substituted 1 base at 1 genomic stop codon): MRLQLETHQSKLMPLLVLDIAFSCLQLQKXKWCLKKGARSFSARTSDKINSAGMDGKNDDPTAKPEDEGTVANISVQMVSAEDKLAKRILARKKHAKLKKKDKLLWNFQNKIILFTLILFILGVVTWTLLWLFIVQAENKDALYFVGLFRVANIEFLPEYRQKESKEFLSMAQTVQHVMNLVYTTSSFSKFYKQSTVSEVSNNNNGGLLIHFWIVFVVPQAKGQVLCEDCVAAILKDSIQTSIINRTSVGSLQGLAVDMDSIVLSAGLRSDYWSTTGAGTNCMYDLYGDRLHEHFPLDMRAASEGTICYFKLIASVGHLIRLSIVSLQIEADNCITDSLTIYDSLMPIKDKILYRACEPADSLVSLVSTNNLMLVMFKAAQVKEHKEFHGYFEVITQERCGKAIVTKEKIGYEGSITSPYYPSYYPPKCLCAWNFQTPQKSLGIALKFHNYTISEKNIKGCERGWWKINEHMYCGYYVDHQTVFHITSSAVHVELQCSSKVSEKPLLVEYGSYNISQPCPPGYFKCSTGLCIQQLQRCDGINNCFDESDELFCVVPEWNCNSSFAIQDNLVACNGVSDCENGKDEQNCTHSIPCTNHTFKCRNNICIRKQYAKCDGTVDCVDGSDENSCSCGSSKISNLISRIVGGSNTKEGEWPWQVSLHFVGAAYCGASVISKEWLVSAAHCFQGSKLADPRAWRAHMGMQMQGRAKFVSAVRRIIVHEYYNSRNYDYDIALLQLSKPWPDTMSHVIQPICVPPFSHKVRSGDKCWITGWGQKQETDDEGSAVLQKAEVEIIDQTLCHSTYGIITARMFCAGLLSGKRDGCKGDSGGPLSCQSNGDGKWFLTGIVSWGYGCGRPNFPGVYTRVSNFAPWIHKYVPSVL; encoded by the exons GTAGCCAACATTTCAGTCCAAATGGTATCTGCAGAAGATAAGTTGGCAAAGAGGATTctggcaagaaaaaaacatgccaaattgaagaaaaaagataagTTGCTGTggaattttcaaaacaaaataattctctttaCCCTCATTCTATTCATTTTAGGAGTTGTAACCTGGACATTACTGTGGCTCTTCATTG ttcaggcagaaaacaaagatgCACTGTATTTTGTTGGACTGTTTCGTGTTGCCAACATAGAGTTTCTCCCAGAATATAGGCAAAAAGAGTCAAAGGAATTCCTCTCCATGGCACAGACTGTGCAACATGTG ATGAACTTGGTCTACACAACCTCTTCTTTCTCCAAATTTTATAAGCAGTCCACCGTTTCAGAAGTCAG TAACAACAACAATGGAGGCCTTCTTATTCATTTCTGGATCGTATTTGTGGTACCACAGGCGAAGGGCCAAGTGCTGTGTGAGGATTGTGTGGCTGCCATTTTAAAGGATTCTATTCAGACAAGTATCATTAACCGGACTTCAGTGGGAAGTCTTCAGGGCCTTGCAGTCGACATGGACTCTATTGTACTAAGTG CAGGTCTTCGGTCAGATTATTGGTCGACAACAGGAGCAG GAACAAATTGTATGTATGATCTGTATGGTGATCGTCTACATGAGCACTTTCCTCTGGATATGCGGGCTGCCTCAGAGGGAACAATCTGCTATTTTAAGCTTATTGCATCTGTGGGCCATCTTATTCGCCTTTCAATAGTATCCCTCCAGATTGAAGCAGATAACTGCATCACTGACTCACTAACCATTTATGACTCTCTGATGCCAATCAAAGATAAGATACTGTACCG agcTTGTGAACCAGCTGATTCATTGGTGTCACTTGTGTCCACAAATAATCTCATGCTGGTAATGTTTAAGGCAGCACAAGTAAAGGAGCATAAGGAATTCCATGGCTATTTTGAGGTCATTACACAAGAAA gGTGTGGAAAAGCAATAgtgacaaaagagaaaattggcTACGAAGGGAGCATCACAAGTCCCTATTACCCAAGCTATTATCCTCCAAAATGTCTTTGTGCATGGAACTTTCAG ACTCCACAGAAAAGCCTTGGTATAGCTCTGAAGTTTCATAACTATACCATCAGTGAGAAGAATATTAAAGGCTGTGAGCGAGGGTGGTGGAAAATTAATGAACACAT GTACTGTGGTTACTATGTTGATCATCAAACAGTCTTCCACATTACAAGTTCTGCTGTCCACGTTGAGCTTCAGTGCAGTTCGAAGGTCTCTGAGAAACCACTTCTGGTGGAGTATGGCAGCTACAACATCAGCCAGC CATGTCCACCTGGATATTTCAAGTGTTCTACTGGCTTGTGCATCCAGCAGCTACAGCGCTGTGATGGCATAAACAACTGCTTTGATGAAAGCGATGAACTCTTTTGTG TTGTCCCTGAGTGGAACTGTAACTCCAGCTTCGCAATACAGGATAATTTGGTTGCCTGCAATGGAGTAAGTGATTGTGAGAATGGAAAAGATGAGCAGAACTGCACCCACA GTATTCCTTGCACAAACCACACATTTAAGTGCAGGAATAATATTTGCATTAGGAAACAATATGCAAAATGTGATGGGACTGTGGACTGTGTTGATGGAAGCGATGAGAACAGCTGCA GTTGTGGCAGTAGCAAGATCAGCAATCTCATCTCTAGGATTGTGGGTGGCTCAAACACCAAGGAAGGTGAATGGCCCTGGCAGGTCAGCCTTCATTTTGTGGGAGCTGCTTACTGTGGAGCATCAGTGATTTCAAAAGAATGGCTCGTGTCTGCAGCTCACTGCTTTCAAGGGAGCAA GCTGGCTGACCCCAGAGCATGGCGAGCCCACATGGGGATGCAAATGCAAGGCCGCGCGAAGTTTGTATCTGCGGTGAGACGGATCATAGTCCATGAATACTACAACAGCAGGAACTATGACTACGACAttgcactgctgcagctgagcaaaCCGTGGCCGGACACAATGAGCCATGTCATCCAGCCAATCTGTGTGCCTCCCTTTTCCCATAAAGTCCGCAGCGGTGACAAGTGCTGGATAACAGGCTGGGGCCAAAAGCAGGAAACAG atgatGAAGGTTCAGCAGttcttcagaaagcagaggTAGAAATTATTGACCAGACATTATGTCATTCCACATATGGGATTATCACAGCTAGGATGTTTTGTGCTGGGCTATTGTCTGGGAAAAGAGATGGGTGTAAA GGTGATTCTGGCGGACCATTGTCGTGTCAAAGCAATGGAGATGGAAAATGGTTTTTGACTGGCATAGTGAGCTGGGGTTATGGATGTGGAAGACCAAATTTCCCAGGTGTCTACACAAGAGTGTCAAATTTTGCACCATGGATTCACAAATATGTGCCTTCAGTCTTGTAA